Proteins from one Oncorhynchus masou masou isolate Uvic2021 chromosome 12, UVic_Omas_1.1, whole genome shotgun sequence genomic window:
- the LOC135551101 gene encoding UDP-glucuronosyltransferase 2C1-like, with product MYSRSPWGHLSFLSLVSFLLLLPAPCCHGGKVLVFPVDGSHWINMKVLIEELHARGHTITVVRPSTSWYITEESALYTSITIKEKESLYSFFETFLQKYFKAQQEVVSTMKFFQLTMEFLSMIKEAHILACDTLARMFDDKELMKSLQDAQYDMMLTDPAIAGGLLMAHYLKLPVVLNARWITSGEGHFVIAPSPLSYIPVPGSGFTDKMTFVQRVQNMLHYSIIVYQQRFMVGPSYDAICAKYFEGGCDIISLIQEADIWLMRSDFVFDFPRPTMPNVVYMGGFQCKPAQPLPPDLEEFVQSAGEHGVIVMSLGTLVNALPVDITDQIASVFAKLPQKVIWRHRGKRPSTLGNNTLLVDWMPQKDLLGHPQTRAFVAHGGTNGVQEAIYHGTPVLGIPLFFDQYDNLLRLQERGAAKILELAMFNGPSFQQALNQVLTHTPYRENMQRLSRLHRDQPIKPMDKALFWLEFVMRHKGASHLHTSANRMPWYSYHSVDVLLLLLAAGGGVFLSTGLLIRILWRTCRKNRNKTKQH from the exons GTACTGATCGAGGAGCTCCATGCCAGAGGCCACACCATCACAGTGGTCAGACCCTCCACCAGCTGGTACATCACTGAGGAGTCAGCTCTATACACCTCCATCACCATCAAGGAGAAAGAATCCTTATACAGCTTCTTCGAGACCTTCCTACAGAAGTACTTTAAG GCTCAGCAAGAGGTGGTATCAACAATGAAGTTCTTCCAACTAACCATGGAGTTCCTCAGTATGATAAAAGAAGCCCACATCCTGGCTTGCGACACACTGGCTCGCATGTTCGACGACAAGGAGCTGATGAAGAGTCTCCAGGACGCTCAGTATGACATGATGCTCACCGACCCTGCTATTGCTGGAGGGCTGCTGATGGCCCACTACCTCAAACTGCCTGTGGTGCTCAACGCCCGTTGGATCACCAGCGGGGAGGGCCATTTTGTCATCGCCCCCTCTCCCTTGTCCTACATCCCGGTCCCAGGGTCTGGATTCACTGACAAGATGACCTTCGTCCAACGGGTCCAAAACATGCTGCACTACAGCATCATCGTGTATCAGCAGAGGTTCATGGTTGGGCCGAGTTATGACGCAATTTGCGCCAAGTACTTCGAAGGGGGATGTGACATCATCTCCTTGATCCAGGAAGCTGACATCTGGCTGATGAGGTCTGACTTTGTGTTTGACTTCCCCCGTCCCACCATGCCCAACGTCGTCTACATGGGGGGGTTCCAGTGCAAGCCGGCCCAGCCCCTGCCTCCAGACCTGGAGGAGTTTGTCCAGAGTGCCGGGGAGCATGGGGTGATCGTCATGTCTCTGGGGACTCTTGTCAATGCACTTCCTGTTGATATCACAGACCAGATCGCCAGCGTGTTCGCCAAGCTGCCTCAGAAG GTGATCTGGAGGCACCGGGGCAAGAGGCCCTCCACTCTGGGCAACAACACTCTTCTGGTGGACTGGATGCCCCAGAAAGACCTCCTGGGTCACCCCCAGACCAGAGCCTTTGTGGCCCACGGAGGAACCAATGGTGTCCAGGAGGCCATCTACCACGGCACCCCAGTGCTGGGGATACCCCTGTTCTTTGACCAGTATGACAATCTTCTGCGTCTGCAGGAGAGAGGTGCTGCCAAGATCCTGGAGCTGGCCATGTTCAACGGACCCAGTTTCCAGCAGGCTCTGAACCAGGTGCTCACCCACACCCCCTACAGGGAGAACATGCAGAGGCTGTCCCGCCTGCACAGGGACCAGCCCATCAAGCCCATGGACAAGGCCCTCTTCTGGTTGGAGTTTGTGATGCGACACAAAGGGGCGTCTCACCTCCATACGTCAGCCAACAGGATGCCCTGGTACTCTTACCACTCTGTGGACGTGTTGCTACTGCTGCTGGCTGCCGGGGGAGGAGTCTTTCTCTCTACTGGGCTCCTGATCAGGATCCTCTGGAGAACCTGCCGGAAGAACAGGAACAAAACCAAACAACACTGA